The region AATACATCATCGCCGCAGCATCAAGATGAGATTCAAATATTTAGGCCGCAAGATCAGACTCACCTCCATCAAGTTTGTGTTTAACAGCCCTGTTATACGATTTCACACTAGCTAAACTTGCCGTTATTTGTTAGCGCCGGCGGCGGTGGAAGTTTCAAAAACTGCTGACAAGGAGACTCCGGTTGGGGCTTTCAAGTTTTCCAAATGATGCAACTGTTGGTTTACGGAGAGCTTTAAAAGACTTGAAAGCTTCTTGGATGTAGCTGGCTCCAAAATGTGACGGGAGATAAAGACCTCGTTGGAGCAAACCCGCCTTTGGAAATGAGTCATCTCCGACACATACGAAGCCTTGAAAGATTGACTGACCTTTTGTTCACTGGGAAGCCACAGATGCTAACAGATGGGATTTCAAGTGTGCTCCCATCCAATCCCCTTCCCACCCCTATTTGTGTCCTTTACTGAACAGCATCCTCAGTGGCCCGCATCTTTCGAAAATACTAAAAGATAAATGCGCCTTGAGTAATCATTTACTTCCCCCTAAAAAGAATAGTGGCGCATTAACCTAAGTGGCTGATTTATGAACTTGTCCACTCGTGTTAAATACGGAAACCGGAAAGGCTAAGTGAGATAATCACCATTTTATCTCTGGAAGTTATTCTAAcctttgtattaaaaaaaaaaaaaacaactcactagTATcaccaaaatatttattttctctccccAAGGGCTGTTTTTAGTATACAATGCTTAGTCATGATCACTACTGCGGTTTTTAAAATCCAGACCTCACCACTGGGAAGTCTCCACCGCTTCCGTTCACTTAGCTGAATTTTTTATGAGGTTCCGATGCCAGTAAATGCCGTAAGGTTCCGGGAAAGCTGCGGCAATCGAAAAAAGTTGATCCTTTCACTGATTTCTACGGCATTTCTAGAATATTGATCATTCCCTGCAACAAAATTGTCTCTGCTCAAATCGAGAGCActtttacgcccccccccccgtcccccctCCAAAGTACTCAAGTTGATCTATGTAAATCAATGCCTCTTAGCTCCTGTGGCGATCCTTAAGGGATAGCGGGGGTCCAAAATAAGAGGTGGCAGTCTTAACAACTCCTGCAGCGCCCCCTCTTGGCCATTTTGCCAAGCTCAAACTAAACATATTGGTCGGAATTTTCCATTGATTTTAATTGATAGAATCGCCAAGCTAATGTTGGCACTAGcctacataaaacacatctgtaaCGCAAGTTGTAGTACGATTGTGTTGACGGGATCAGctttattcattttttccccccttttctcCATGTTGATGTTAGCACATTGGCTTTTCGCCACGGATTGCCTTTCATGTCGACGTCAAACACACGGCGGGACAAACACCGGATGAGCGACTAAGAAAACAATTCCCCTGCTGTTGCGCGCCTTCCTCTCGCTGTACGTGTGCGAGTCTATTCTCTTGACAGCACTTCTTGGCGCATAAAAGCACacatataaaaaacaaaaaacaaaaaggaggagagaaaaaaaagcgccTCTTCACGTTGTGCTGTTGGCATCAGCCTGTCTGAATTGTCCGAGGAGGCAGCGGCGCGTGAAATTGAGTTCAGAACTGTACGCCGTGCGAGAAGGCTACACACAAAGAGCGCTTGTTTTTTCTTATTTATCCGTATTGCGGCGGAAGCTTGGCTTCAAGATGCTCAGAAATTTGATTGGATGCCAAAAGGTTGTTTTCTTCACAGGGCCACATCGTAGTTACGGTGACATACACGTATGGCGTATGATCAATAGGTTTTGAGGTGTGTGCCAAAAATCATAATTTGGTTTAGAGGTCACAACAATAACGGGACAAAATTATCTTTTGGTGTAAACAAACACGAATTAAACAAGAGCAATATTTTCTCTAGCAAAAAGAGCAAATTCACAATTAAAATACGAGGGAACTGTATTTAAGCAGTAATACTTTagtgtaccactagagggcggctACATATCACAATTAAAATACGAGGGAACTGTATTTAAGCAGTAATACTTTActgtaccactagagggcgcctaCATATCACAAGTGCATTTTGAGGATTCACTGTTGCGATTCTGGTTGGGCGTGTGTTGGTGGATGCAGTTTTTGGGACTGCCGTGTACGCCGCGCACAAAGCGAAAAGGttcttttttgaaaaaatgGAATTCCTCGCAGCAAATAAAAGCACCAGCCTGCTTTTATTTGCAAAGAATGAACGATGGCGTTCTCCCGAGATCCAATCAGCGCTATTACCCAACgtatctttcctttttttttttttgctgccgtGAGATGAATGTGTTGCTTCTGGATGATGTATGTCTATAGATTGTCGGGGATAACTGCTGTTCGGAGTAATAGCTTCTCATTTCAAAAGTGAACAACGCTTCTTTATGTAAATGTGATTAATCTGTGGCGGTTGTGCTTTTCAATGCTACTTGCTTTCCAGACTTATTTTAAAATGCGCCACTAAAATGATACCTTCTCAATGTCAACACTAAAAAGGTTTGAATTTTCCCCACAGAAACTGAAAGTGGGATTAAAGCCAAAGATTAATActtttttaacataaatatcaagCACCAAAGAACATGAGCGGTTAGCGCCCAATGCTAAAAGGAAACCGGAAAACGTTTGAGGCCCATTCTTATCGAAAACCCTTTTGCGTAATGAGCCCAGACACGTGGAATATAAAAGACATTCCCCAGTAAGCAGGTATGACATTTCAATGGGCTCCTTTATTAAATCTTCCGGCAGGCGCTAATGTGTCGGAAATGAATGTGACATTCCCGATACCAAAGACTTCAGTGAAGACTCCCGGTGGTTATAATTAATGAAGGGTTAAGGAAAAGAGCCGGTTGCAAACTTGTGTTTACACTTTTGATTGACAAGGTAGCACATTTATGCATTACTAACGGCTATAATAGGCACAATTGGATACTAAAGTGCGGCAGCTAACCCGAAAGGGGGCGGGGGCCGCTAAACAAGATAAATGTCTTCTCCTTCATCTTGCTTTGAGTTGaattctgcccccccccccccccctcacaatcGTTTCCCGGTAAGCGCCGCTGCTTCGCCGATACTCCCCGGAGAGCGGCATTGAAGCGGTGGCCACGTAACCATGGGAACGCTCCCTTAACATAAGCCCATTTGCAGAAGCAGACACTTGCACATCAATTTGGCGCATCGTGCGGGCAATGATTCCAAGCCAAACCCAATTCAGGCCAATTATggctaaagctttttttttttttttcttttaattcagATATGTACTCCAACCCTAATCGTAACCTTGAAATCCAAACACCGCATTCTTTTCTCAAGCACGACGTCCACCCAAATATCCTAAAGCCCAAACCGTCTTCACCCTTGACATGTAATCCTCCTTACGTATGTTTCATTTACTGGCTTGTCTCAGCTGCCATACGGCAAAACTCCAAAAAGGACAAACTTGCTCAAACTCTGCCGATTAACTTCCCAACACGCTGAGCATCATCGGCGCTGCAGTCCATCACTCACCGAGCCTGATTGCGCTCTGTGACGCATCGTTACTCACGCTCCTTAATGAGTCGCTTCCCGATAGTCTGCGGTTAAGGTTATCAATACTGGCCCATTGCCACAAATATATCGGGCTTGACACATGATGGATCTTTCGCTTCTCGGATGTCAACTTTCCAAGTGACTCATCACTTTCACGTGACCTTTAACTGCTGAAGCGGAGGGGGAAAGGAAATATTGTTGAGTCTTGCGGCAAATTTGCCGGATTGATTAATGCGTGAGTGGCTTTGGCTCACCTTGATTAATTCAGCAGAAATTGTTTTACGTGCGGCAAACTATTTAGCCGCTGACAAATAGTTCATTTCCCGAGCTCATTAATGCCACTCGCGGCACAGATTAATTCGACACTGATGACACTGCGCCAAATGCTTGTTTGTAACGGAGAGCCACACAAATACGAAGCAAACTCGTTTCCAGAGAAAATATACCGCAAAACATCAGCATGCCTCAGGCGAGCTTGTCTAATCCCCTCGCCCCCAACTCTAAATTCCAAACTATATTCCCCAACTAAATTTCTGATAGTTGTATCTCACACTCGTAGCAAAGGTTCCTAAATAGTTGCAAACGgttgcaaacatttttttctttctcagcgCACAAAAATAGATTTGTAAATCAGAAAAATTCTTGAGGACTACTAAAACTTGGCAAATGTCTTCGCGACTTTGAACGTAATCTGATTAAAAATTAACATTCCGCCAATGCGCAAAACCTCGCTGTTCAGGTTTTGAATCCCTCATAACCTTAACCATAAAAAATTCCTGCACGACAATCAAACTCAAACTGCCTAAAACCAAATCACAATCCAGGTTGAGTCAAGTCAAAATCTGACTATTAAAACcaaagccacaaaaaaaaaaaaacccggaaTGTAAATTCTGAGAATTGTTTGTTGGTCCTGttgccaaacaggaagtgagggTGATTCATTGCACTACGGCGATATTTCATTTGATTACGTCAATTCGATTGAACGAGCGCATCCGTCCTGCCTGTCGTCTCACTTCAAAAGCATTTTTCCTCACCGGTGTCTCAGCTGCTCGGTAGAATTTTAATGCTTGTTTGACGATGTAAATGTGCCCGCCATGTCAATGCACAAGTTGAGAGGTGGGAGTTGCGAGGGGAGAATAGATGGAGCTCATttctcaaggaaaaaaaaatttaaaatgacatttgcttTACTTGGGCTCTGTCGCAGGATTTAATTAAAGTAGTGGGCAAGTGGTCTTAGCCTTGGATAAGAAAAACACCACGTGTCACAAAATGAAATGTGGCCACTGAGTCACTGAGTTATTTATTGCCCGTCAGCACCGTCATTGGGGGCATTCAGTTTTGTGTTGGAGACAAATGACACACAGGAAATTTAAAGACAATTAGAGATATCtataaagcagaaaaaaatgggtTAACAAATTACTCAATTGATCACATTAATATCTTCACTGAATCATCAATTTATGCTTGTACATTTTCTGCAATGTCAGTTACAAGTGTCTTACTTTTTGAAAAAGGGATGGAcgctaaacttttttttatctgataCATTGATTCATCTGAAAATGATTGAGATTAGATTAACAAATGAAATAATGGTTACGAcccttatttattattatgctAAGTGATTGGTTTGTACTCTACCACAAATAGCCTACTCAAGTATGACTGCAACTTGAACCGTTTAAATAATGTTACACAATATAAACTCTATTTTTAATATTGTCAAGAAATAAAGTGAAGCGGGACCAATTATTGAAAGCATCACCTGCAAAGCAATATCCAAACAAGTATGAATGAAAGTCTTCCGAAACAGCAGCAGCATATTGATGACGGGGTAACACTGCCATCTAGCGGACAAGGTGAAAAATACACTTCACACTGTCTGACTTGAGGTTGGCATTCGtctatttatttacaaaacacAAGATAAGATGACAATTGTGACATTTGACCTCTCTATGGGTCTTTTCTATGACTGGCCTTCATGAGTGCCTTGATGGCACGGGCTCTCATCTCTAGCTCCAAAAGTTCCAGCTGCTGAAGGGACGGCTGACATGGtgtggcggcggcagcggcagcagcaatgGCCCTCTGCTGGACGGCAgcagctgctgccgccgccgccgcctcgtctGCCGGCGCCAAGATTTCACTTACGCTTCGGTCGATGTCTCTTTGGATGTCTTTCTTGGCCTCGGTGGGCTTGGGCTGTTCGCCGCCACCGTCGTCGGCCGCCATCTTGACGGGGGCCTCCTCTTTTGGGGTGTCGATGTCACTGTCGGCCGCATTGATGCTGAGAACGTCGCTTTCCTCGCTTGAGCTGCCCCCTGTCGAGAAAGCCACGCAAAGTCTCAATCGGGTTTTAGTCACAACATTGGGGAAAAACAAGCAAACCACTAAAACGTAACATCATTCTCAAGTGTATTATTAAATTTAAAATGGAACATTCTGCATTGTCATACAGTATTGTCACCGTaataaaaaatgagaaaatgtaTAAATCACGCCACAATCAAACAAAtatgaaaagtctacacacccctgttgaaaTGACAGCTTTCACTTCATTTCATTCTGTATCATCATCTAGCATAACGTTTATcccaagaacaacaacaaaaaatacattaagTGACAATACCTTAACTTTGATACTAAGCGAGGACGTGTACGTTGACACGTAAATTCTTCTCTTGTTCTTCTCCAGGATGAGGATGCTTCTTCTTTGCCACCGAAAATTGTGTCGCggatcaaacaaaaacaaatgtaccGCAAATTGCTGGACGGCGAGGTCTTGCGATACGTACATTTTTCCCGACGGTTTTTATTATATAAAAGGTATTATTGACTTTGAGGGCAAATATCAACATTATTATGAGATAACTTACCTTGCTGGGGCTTGTCCATTTTATCCAGTCCTTCCTTGCATTCTGTGGAGTCCAAGCTGTTGTCCTTCCTTCAACAGACGAATGCCAAAAAAGATACTTAGTTGccgtaataataaaaacaatgatgaaaataaaaatgagtaaCAACAAAACCAGCCAAATGCAATTTTCTTTTAGCAATGCGGATTTTAAAAAGCCCCCAAAAATTACTGCCCCAAAACAAGGTAAATATTAAACTAGGGATGAAATTATTAAATGATAGAATTTAAATTCTCCTGTAAAAGAGTGTTTAGTTGCcagaataataaaataacacCATTATATAACCTTTAACGTTGCTGATGGCACCCTCCAATATGGCTTTTTGGGGATGTCAAAAGGACCCAAACATGGAATTTAGTTGTGAGaattataaatgaataaaaatataatgTTGGGAAATAACTGAGGAACTCACTGGTTTTCTGAGGCCTGTTGTGCGCTTTGGCTAGCGTCTTCATCTTTCGTCAATTCTTCCCCTAGAACACAACAACCGTTGTGATGGTCCGGTACAAAGTGCAAAGATGCTCGACGCAGTCTCGCTACCAGACAAGATCTGCATGATGTTTCTCTCCGAGATTGGGTCGAGTTGCTCACAGCACACCTTTCGGATCTCCTCCAAAGTGCAATCCTGCGGATCGaattttatgacaataataaaaataataataattacagcCCGTAGGGTATTTCCCAGCAATGTGTTGCACTACTTGGTTCTGTGGTGCAATCGGTGGGTTCGTTCACCTTGAACAGCTCGGGTAGCATCCTGCGGAGCTTCTTCTCGCCCAGCACGCCGAAGCACTGCTCCAGCATCGTCTTTTTGTCGCTCACGTATGCGCTTATGGGCTTGAACGGCACCGAAAGGTCTAGGCCTCCTTCCTCGATATCACTACCGACCCTGTCCAACTCCGGGTCGGCCAACTCGTCCTGCAAGCGACGCCAATTATTGTCACGCTCAACCGTCCGACGTCGTCACGTTACAAAATAATTATTAAAGGAATTCAAGACATTTATGATTTACAGATTGTCACAAAGCGTCACTATCTTGACACCAATTATGTCAAAAGTGTCACCACTCCGTAACTTTCGGCCACTATCTTGACGCCAATTATGTCAAAAGTCTCACCACTACGTTACTTTCGGCGCTTCTCCGCTTACTACTTCGATGCCGCTCCTCCGACGGAgggtttttccttttctttccacTACCACTTGACTTCTTTTTGAGCATTTTAGATGAAGATAAATCAAAATATCTGCCAAACTCTGTTCGAAAAGGCCGCTGAGGGGGAAGCTTGCGTGTCGCTTACTAGTGACGTCATCAATAGGCAGTCTCTTCTTCGTTTGGTGTTTGGCTGCCTTTGCAAGATCCTTTGCTGCCCCCCAACGGCAGTAGCGTATCACTTACCAAGGTAAGAACAGTTAGGAAATTTATTTACGAgtcataataaaataatttattatattaataaatacatatatataaatatttcaaataaaattaacacataattataacaataataataatattattatattgttAAAAAGTCATCatcataaaaacattttctatgACTACATGTTTTGTAGCCACTTAGataattcaattaaaataagttaaataaataaattcaataaatataataattcaagtaaaaaaaacagccatttaaactaatctaaacaaatgatatatttagaatattttaaaaacaaacaattgtgtACTACTCctaaattcagaaaaaatgtttataattaaatatatattgtaAATATCGATCCATATAGCTGGACCAATGAGGACACTCCTAACACTCATCCACTACTTTGATACCCACTAAAATTAGACCTGCCAGGGCATCTCTGTTGTCATAGGCGCTCATGTCATTCCTAAAATTATTCCAATCCCGATGTTAATGGACTATCCAGGATACTTCAATAGCACATTGCAAAACTGTTTTGccaaaaaatgcaaaattggGAGGAGGGCCCTCTGGGTCCGTCGTTGGCGACCCCCGTTACTCTGTAAAACAGCGACATCTGTTGACCAAGATGTGCCATTGCTGAATTAATTTGTGTCAATTGCACATGCCTTGAAACAACCATTCTTGCAAGCACCAACATTAATGAGCAAATTCATAGCTAGTTAGTCCAACAATATTAATGACTAAAAAAGTAGGGTAATCTTAGCATTGCCACTAGCACCAACACAATTTAAGGTCCTAATATTGTTGGACCAGCCGGCCCAGGACACCTCTAAATGTTATTAGTTGCTAGCGTCAATGCTAACATTAGATGCAAATattgtgctggactgtctcttTCAATGACATTGTATATCCATTCTACATTGACTTTGTTTTGGTCAATAAGCGAATGACAGCAGCAGATTTTAGCAATAAACCCACGTGCTATAAACCTTAAGTGCATTGACCGGCTTCCAGCTGTCATTAAACATAAAAAGGTAAATAAATGAGCTTTTTATGAGCATCTTAAATCATTCCCAATCATACTGCGCGGGCCTGAATCCTCAGCATGTTGTTGCAAAATGAGGCCACTGGAGGGCAGCGCTGCAACAGAAGATCAATTCCACACATTGTGCACATTGATGAGGTTCTGCAGCGTGGGGTTCCGCGGTGGGCAACGCTGTTGGATATCCGGCAGCTCTTAACCTCTGACTGTGGCTCCACAAGTCTTTGGAAATGTCAATCATGTGCCCCTTGGATACCACGTTGAGAGGGGAGCACTGCAGCGGCTTGCTCTTGACCTTGTCTGTGCCTTAAAATCttccaaaaaaataatttttggcATTTCCTTGGCTGTGTCACACTTCTCCAACCTTTCTGGCTACACGCtattgcacaggtgtcaaagtcaaggcccggggggccagatacggcccgccacatcattttatgtggcccgcaaagacaaattgtgcatcaaattcgtgtgtcattactagaattgaaaattgtcttcacttttaataatatctttttttttttttatatttgaccagtttttactcatctgattgtTAAAtgagttgtcagtttgttttgtagcttttactgtatataatatgaggtgctcatacataaatctggttgacagtcataatggccctccgaaagaaactatgactacaatgtggcccgcgaaaaaaaatgagtttgacatcctGCGCTAGTGTAACTATTGTTTTAAAATTGGAAGGTTTCTAGGTCACGACATATTTCCTCACCTTTACCCTTGCTAGTTGGCTACATGGCTTACCTCTGACCCTGTGCCATAATTACACCAAATTGAGACATTGACCTTGGTGGAGGATATAACAAAAACAATGCCTCCCACTGACAGTGTGGTCCTGCATCTCCATCTTATTGATGGTGGACCTGTCACTCAAGGCACCCGCCACCTGTCCATCGCAGCGCTGCCTGTCCCATGAGTGACCCTCATTATTTGGCGTGGCAATATGGCACAGAGCTGGAGCCTTCCCTTCAAGCAGATTGCACACACAAAGAGGTCACCTCTCTTTCGATCTCATTGGCTGACCTCACAGGGGAGCATAATGaacatttttgcctttaaaatattactcAACATTGCCAGTAAGTGAAAGAATTCCTAACTCAATGGGGCACACGAGCAAATTCACACTGTTTTGGGGATTTTGCATCATGAAGTGAAAATCCTGGACTTAAGCTCACTGTCTGTCTTCTGAGCACAGAGCACAGACTTGGGTGAGTTGTGCATCAGAGTGAATCCAAAAGTGCTTGGCGGGACTCGCGAGCTGTGCGGGAGGGTTAGCGGCAGGCCTTTGCCAGTATGGCTGTAATCTTTGAGGGCTTTCATGCGGCTATCTGCTCAGTGTCTACCTCGATCTATGAAAGATTGTTTCCCAAGAAGAGAACCTTATACACTGGAACTTAATGAAAATGGCGGTGTCATCATTAGCCGTATTTTCTCTGAGTGTTTACCCATTTTGATTCCCCCCCACCACATGGTGGCGCACCTGGCAGCTGTGCCGTGCCCTCACCTACCTGCTATGGCACAGCCTGGGAGGGCACCCCATTATTCATTTGGACAGGCTTTTTATGAGCCAGCAGGCTTGTTGCGAGGGCCCAAGCAGATGTGTTCGTCTGTCATTGTTAAGAGCTCCATGTGTAAATAAAGACTACGCGGTGTCCCCAAAATTTATTCACTCTTTGACTGCCCATTACTCATGTTTCGTTTTTTGTTGCGGGTACAAACAAcccatagtaataataataataataataataataataataataataataataataataataataataataataataataataataataataataacaaccaaACGTTTGTCATCAATTGCTATGCAATCTATTATGATTatgataatcttttttttttttaaatcgtccCTCATTAATCTTTGTCattaatattataataataataataataataataataataataataataataacaaccaaACGTTTGTCATCAATTGCTATGCAATCTATTATGATTatgataatcttttttttttttaaatcgtccCTCATTAATCTTTGTCATTAATATTATAATAATCGGACTATCTTTGAAATAATGCACAACTTTATTCTTTTGGAAAAATTCTCTCTTAAAAATTCTGATGGTAGCTCTTACCCTTATAACCCAAAAAATTGAGACCCACCCAACTTAAATACAGTCAAATGACCTTTGACCTAAGCACGAGCGGAATGCAAAGCAGGAGTGGCAGTTTAAAGCTGGAATTGAGCATCAGCGTATTTCTGCATGTAAggacaacaacaaccaaaacattttttactACCCTTTGCTGAATCAGGAGGAACACGCCCGAcatcgaagaaaaaaaaaggctgacctTGAAAAATTCTTCAGCTGGGTCGAACCCTCCAAATAATGCGCTCTCTAAATTGAGACCACAAGAAATGTATGCATCACCTGCTTTGTGGCATCCAGGCACCGATCGATCAGAGAGGGGCTTAATGGCTTCGGCCAGGGAGCACTTTTTGGAATTTTAATTCTCTCTTAACACTCTCCAGTCCTCCCCAGATGATTCTCAAAAGTCCGCCGATTTCTCAAGCTGCGGGTGGTTGTTATACGCAGCACTGACCgaagctttttttgggggggaattccTCGAAAAAGCCGTCAACTGGAAACAAGCTTAACAACGTTGTAGTCACGTTATCGTTAGCAAATATGTTTAATCAAGAACTAGTCAGCAATGATATTCAAGATGGAGGATAATTGCAGTACAGATTTGTtatgtgaaaataaataaaaacatggttGAGTGCAATGAGCACACTGTGCGAGAAGTTTCATTTGAACAGTGCTAGACCTTGTAGGAGGTCTCGATCGACTTGATGGGGAGCTCGTCGGAGGTGTCCACCTGGTTGTCGTAGCTCGGAGAGTCATCCTCGCCAAGTTGGCGGCTGGCAAAATTCACAAAGACCTGCGGGAAGAAACAGAAGAGAGAAT is a window of Syngnathus typhle isolate RoL2023-S1 ecotype Sweden linkage group LG1, RoL_Styp_1.0, whole genome shotgun sequence DNA encoding:
- the LOC133158149 gene encoding caspase activity and apoptosis inhibitor 1 isoform X2, whose amino-acid sequence is MLKKKSSGSGKKRKNPPSEERHRSSKRRSAESNVVDELADPELDRVGSDIEEGGLDLSVPFKPISAYVSDKKTMLEQCFGVLGEKKLRRMLPELFKDCTLEEIRKVCCEQLDPISERNIMQILSGEELTKDEDASQSAQQASENQKDNSLDSTECKEGLDKMDKPQQGGSSSEESDVLSINAADSDIDTPKEEAPVKMAADDGGGEQPKPTEAKKDIQRDIDRSVSEILAPPHHVSRPFSSWNFWS
- the LOC133158149 gene encoding caspase activity and apoptosis inhibitor 1 isoform X1; its protein translation is MLKKKSSGSGKKRKNPPSEERHRSSKRRSAESNVVDELADPELDRVGSDIEEGGLDLSVPFKPISAYVSDKKTMLEQCFGVLGEKKLRRMLPELFKDCTLEEIRKVCCEQLDPISERNIMQILSGEELTKDEDASQSAQQASENQKDNSLDSTECKEGLDKMDKPQQGGSSSEESDVLSINAADSDIDTPKEEAPVKMAADDGGGEQPKPTEAKKDIQRDIDRSVSEILAPADEAAAAAAAAAVQQRAIAAAAAAATPCQPSLQQLELLELEMRARAIKALMKASHRKDP